A segment of the Aptenodytes patagonicus chromosome 3, bAptPat1.pri.cur, whole genome shotgun sequence genome:
ATGCCGAGGACGGGGAGCGATGGGCCCCGCTCCAGCCTGCGGGGTGCCTGGCATCCCGATCCCCATCCATCCCGGTGCTGTTCCCCTGCGAGGGGCGGGTGGGGGTCCGCGGGTGGGCGTGGGGTGCGAGTGGGGCTCCCCGGGTACCTGGGTGGGGAAGGGGGCGTGAATCCAACCGGGGGAGGGTTTGCTGGGGTTGCTGCAGTGaagccccccccccaccccatcaggCTGtactgacccccccccccccccccccctcccgcagcATCCCCCCGTTTATAGGGACGGGCGATATTTCGGAGAAGCAGGCGGCTCTCCCATTGGCTCGCAGCCCGGCGATGATGTAATTTCTGCCCAATCCGGGGGAGGACAGCACCTTttccccgccccctccccagccctccctcgcCCCGGGTACCAGCCAGCGCCGGGACACGGTGCATCCcggaggggtggggggggcaaGTGGGGGGGGGTCGGACCCCCCCAAGAATGTTCCCCGGGGTGTGCACAGCCCTCGGGCAGCCCGGAGGATGCACGGTCCTGGGGACGgatcctgcacccgggtccccaGCGCTGGGGCAGGCGGGTTGGGGCTAATCCTGTGCCCTGGCACTGACGGCCGGGATCCGCTGGCTGCTCCGCCGGCTCTTCCCAGGGCCAGGAATCCTCCAGAACGAGGAGGGTCCAAACCTGCGGGTCTTCTTCCTGAAGGATCTGCGGATACTGAAcctttgcggggggggggaggttggagATGTCCTGGGAGAGGAATCCAGGGGGGGGTGATGCAGAGCCCATCACCAGCCCTGCAaaccccccgccccgccccgagcATGGCTGGAGGGTGGGAAAGGGCTCGGGGGAAACACCGTATATGCTCACCCCATCCTTAGGGTCTCCCCTGGATGCCTGCTCCCGGGCATCCCGGGGCCACACGGACCTTCCGGCGGGGCCACCCTCGTGCTCCATCCCAGATGGACTGCAGGCTGCAGATGGGTCCCACGTGCTGTGTGCCCACGGCGAAAGGTTGTTTTCCATCTCTCCCACCCGTACCTGGGAAGGGTTTGGATGCTGGCACCGGGTTGCCGAGCAAGTTTCCCTAAGCCAGCAGGCTGCAGCCACGGGAAGAGGCAAACCCTTGGCCTCCCGTGGCCTCCACTCACTGctggggctttttcttccccagcatcAGCCCGGCTCCATGGCCAACCTCTCCTCCAGCCACCTCCTGCCATGTCCTACCCCGGAGCTGGGGACGGCCCCGCGCCAGGCTGACGTCCTGGGGAGGGTTTGGTGGGGCTGGTGTGGATGGGAAAGGGGTGGCCCGTTGCAGCCCGCGGTCTCCATCACTCTGGGTACACCCAAATGCCCTTGGCCTCCTTTTTCTGCGCCTCGTTTAGTTGAGACCAGCACATGCTGCTGGAGAAAAAACAGTTCCCAGCGCTGGAGCAGCCAGGATGCTTTGTGGGGTGGAGGATGACAGCCCTTAGGGATGGTGGCCACCGAGCATCCCCAGAGGCACAGCCTTACACAGGGGCTCCAGGAGCTGAAACCAACCTCTGTCCCCACAAATGACggtcctgcagagctgggggacagggaggcaCCTCCAGACGTGACCCCTCCCCAAGGCCTCCCAGCATCTCCTCCGGCTCCAGCAACCACAGCTAGCCATGCAGCTAAACTGTGGCCATCAACgcggggtggcagggagggattTGTACCCTGAGCCTGGACCACGGGGAGCTCAAAGGAGCATTTGAGCAgagccccctgcacccccccgcCGTGGGGTGCCACACATCCCGGTGCCAGCCGCGACAGGGACCGTCCCACAGCCACGTGGGTCCCCACAATGGCTGTTTGTCCCCCGGTTGGCCTCCGTGTCTCGACTCTTTCCTCCCCTTAGCCCTTCCGTCTCGGGGCTGTGCTCCGTTCCCTCTGCAGCTTCTCGCACGTCCCACGGGCATCCTACCCACGGCACCCACGCCTGCGTGGACACCCGAACCCTGCCGAGCCAGGGGGGCTCTGGCGTGGAGCTCGCTCATCACCCGAGCATTAGAGGATCCTTTCGGAGGGAAGCGATGCGCCGTTGAGTTTCAGCGGGACGTGTTACAGATGCCCCACCATGAGCTGAATGGCTGAGCTGCGGTGTCACCCATGCGATGTCACCCCCCCATTTCCAGCTGGGTCACCCTGTCCTTCCCCATGTCCCGAGGCCATGGGCTTTGCAAAGCCACCCTACATTCGTTTTCCAGGGGGAACCACCTCCCCATAGCCGCCCTGATGCTCATTGCATAATGGAGGAGACCAGTGCCTAAATATACCGGCACGGTTCCCCGGAGGTGCCGGGCTTGTGATCACCATCAGACACAGCCGTCGGCGATAAATAGGTCAGGGTGAAGCAGatctgggggaaggagagctggtTTATGGGAAGGGCACAGCCCTAAGAGATGTCCTAGCTCTgccggggctccccggggacCTCCGCTCGCCCTGGCATCCACGGCGGCATCGCACCGAAATAGTTTCGGGATCTGGGACTCGGCCTCTCCGAGCTCCCGTTGCCCAGTTTGTGGGAGGATAACGAGTCCTCACGTGCCTTTGGGGCTGGGAACGGGTCACGCCGGGCTTGTGCCGCACCCCCGTCCTGGGAGGATGGAGAGGGCACCCCATTGCTCCCCAGCGTGGAGAGGACATCCCATAGCCCATGCCGGCACGGGGTTTAGGGGAGCGGAGTGGGGCGGTTTGGCCCCATCGGAGGTGCCACCGGGGCCCCATTAAACCCTCCGAGTCCCCTTCTGTGTCACTTTGTCactctccacctttgtcctgctCTAGCAGAGAGCCAAAGCTTGCTTTCCACCATGCGCTCGGCCCTTTCAATCCCtcacaccccccccgccccgaaccccaccaaaaccccctTTTCGGGCCgaacccgccccccccccccctttgcctccagcccctcccccccccccccgcttttataattttcccccctttttaatgttgttttgttgttgttgttttttttttttaattcccccccgctttttgggggtttttcccccccccccccccccaaaacccagcccGAAAATAGCTGCTCGGCGTGATGTCACCGGGCTGGTACCCGGTTCGTACAGTCCCCCGGCCAATCAGCGGCGAAGGCGCGGCTGCGCCAATCGCCGGCCGGGGAGGTGATGTCATGGGGGGCGCTGGGGGCCCCCCGGGTGGGATGCTCCGCGCAGACCCCCGCGCCCGCGTTAAATGAGCCCGGAGAGCGCGGAGGAGCAGCCCAAGCGCCGGCGGTGGGGTGAGTgtcgttgggggggggggggctttgttTGATGGGGGAGGGGTGTGTTTTTTGGAAGGCGAAGGGTTGAAAAGTTTTGGGGGAGGggttggggtgtggggggggattTTTTCCAGAGGGGGGTCCCTGGATGTCGCTCTCTGGCCGCGACGCCCCTCTTcgtccccctccccatccctccagcacCTTCCTCGCCACCCCAGCCCACCCCCGCGCCCCCACCCCTTTTGGGGTGgtacccccaccccccccaccccgccaccGACCCGAGCAGGTACGAACCCCCCCCCGGCGGGGCGTTTTCCGTCCGCCTGGACAGCAGGAATTAGCCGGGGGTctggtccttcccccccccccagtctcgACAGCCGAGCTCGGGCTGCTGGAgaccttccccgccccccccccttctacCTCCCTCGCTCCGCACCGCGGcgggcctcatcctgccctgccACGCTGGGGCGTGGGGCAACCCACGCCCACGGTGCggggggtgcagggatggggctCAGCATCctccgcctcgcctcgccccggCATCTCCGGGGGGGCCGGCACCCCCAGCATCCTCGAGACCCCGAGGGGGGTGCGTCGCCTCGTCTGGAGCCCCCCAAATGTGGGCGCAGGGGCGCGGAGCCCCCCCGGAGGGCAGGGCCAGCCTGAATTATTGATGGTGGCAGGATGCTGGCGGAGGTGACCTGCTCTCAGCAGGCGCTGAAATATTTATTCCAGGGAGGGGGAAaagcgagagggagggagggagggaggaggcggctGCCATCCTGCCTCTCCCCCGGCGAGGGGGGGGGAAGCATCCTTCGCTTCGCAAGCTTcaagggagggagcggggagccccCTCCGCTCCTCCATCCTCTCCCTCCATCGCTGGGCGCTTCTTCCAGGGAAAGGGATGCGGGATGGGGGGGGTCCCCACCGTCTCAGGGGTTCTACAGTGGAGATCAGGGTGTGAAACTGGGTTGCAGCCCTTTGGGGTCGGATCGGGCCCCCTCCCTGCCACGTGCACCTCACCAGGAGCGGGATCGCTCCCGCAGGGTCCGCGCTGGGGGTTTGAGTGAGGTTTCAGCCTGGGGGTGACAGGTTTCAGCCTGGGGGTGACAGCAGCGGCCGAGCCCCAACCACACCCCACTCCCCTTGGGCTGGGCGTGCTGGTCGGGGGGCACCGAagctgggaagcagagagggaagggagcGCAGCAGGGAGGGGTTTCCCTCTTGGAGGAGCTTCCAAACACCTCGAACAGCATCTTCATCCAGTGAGGAGGAGTGGGGCTGGCAGCCCACCACCCATCTCCCGCCCAGCCGACGGCACCCCCGGGGATGGACCCCATCCTCCTCCCTGTTTTGGGTCTGGTGGGCGATCTCTGCATTTTATCCTCCAGCCAGGGCACGAATGCCACATGAGGGCTGGGAGAAGGGTTTCTGTAGCATGAAATGCATCCAGGTCCCCCCGCAATCCCAGGGAAAATGAGGATTTGGGGTGGTAACGCAAGAGGCGGGGAGACACGAGCAAGAATAATGCTTTCAGCTGCCTGCTTGCATGCAGGCAGACTCCAGCCGGGCTGTcagagctctgggcacagcctCATGTTGGCACACGAGCCATCAGAGCATCCCCGCCCTGCCTTGGCCCCGAGCTTGGAGCCGTTTAGGGCAAAACCCCTTCAGCCAGGCGAGGAGGAAAGCCCTTGGTGGGGGCTATATCCCTGGGTAACCCCCAAACCTGACCAACCCTGGCTCCAGGGGTCACCTAGAAGAGGGGAGCATCTCTGGGGAAGGTGTCCCCGGCAGGGTGTCCCCACATTTTGTCcctgttcccccccacccccggcagcTGCGGGCAGGTTATTTGCATGATTCCCGTGTCAGatcccagcaggacaggggacGAGGGGTCGGGATTTCTCAGGACCCCCCAGCTCGAGCTGGTTCGGGATGTGTTGTGGCTGTGGGAGCTGGCAGTGCCCTGGTGGCTCCGGGATGCCCACGCAGGGGGTTTGCCCCTTCCCTGGGGGGGGCTGCAAGGATTTAAGAGTCCCTATttcaaagaaggaattttttttccccttagaaacAAAAGCCATGAATAATTCCAAAAACCAAACTCAGCGCCCACTTTGGCGCAGCCAGGAAGGGCATTTCCACCGGGAAACCCCTCCGATGCCACCGACACTCCGTTTGCGTCCCCCAGAAACCCTGGGAAAGGGGAATGGCCCTGGCTTATCTGGGTTTTAATGAGTCTCTGGGTGTTGCCGCCCCATGCCAGGTCCTGCACTCACCCAGGGACTCTGCACCCCAGGGATGGGTGGGGGGTCCCGGGGATGCCCCCACGCCTGACCCACAGCCACGGAGACCCCTGGAGAGGGTCCCAGTGGGATGCAGGAGAGGGTCCGGGTGCGTCAGCCTTTCTGCCTGTGGTCTGGCAAGGGGCGAGCTGGGGACCGGGGCTCTCCGGACACGAGTAGGGGCGGCAGCAGGGGCAGCCTTGGGTCACAGCAGAGGCTGTGCAAAGGGGTCACACTTGTccttggggggtgtggggggggtgtggggtgtgcaCACTGCTCCcggcacatgtgtgtgtgtgcacatgtgggTTGTGGCGGTGTCAGGCAGCCCAGAGCAGGGAAGGGTTGTGTGTGCCACCGGCTGCTGCCGTCGTCCCAGCGGGTGCCCATCACACCAGCGTGTGCCCATCGCATCAGGGCGCACACACCAGTGCGTGCCCGTCACGTCGCACCAGTGTGCACCCATCCCGACGCCACGTACCCGTCACGCCACACCGCATCTGTGTGCCCACCACACCAGTGTGTGCCCGTCACATCGCACCAGTGTGCGCCACGTACCCGTCACGCCACACCGCATCTGTGTGCCCATCACACCAGTGTGTCCCTCACGCCGCACCAAGTGTGTGCCCACCTCACCAGTGCGTGCCCGGCACACCACGCCAGCGTGTGCCCACCCCATGCCCCCAGCGCGTGCCCACCACAGCACCCCCAGCGTGCACGCAAGGCCGTGTGCGGGCAGCTGTCCCACTGCCTGCGGGGGACAGGCGGGGCTGGGCGATGCCCCCAGCCCCAGGACGCCCCGCAATGGGCAGGCGTGATTGCTGGTGATGCTCCCAGCCCCTGGGACACCCCGCACTGATCCTGGCTCTTTCCTCCCCCAGGCCCCAGGAACGCTCTTGCTGCAGACGCCCAAGGATTGTCTCgccatgactctggctggtatGGCACCATCACAGGGCCGCGCGTGGGGACGGGGGACAGCACGGCTCACCCAAACCCCATGAACACAACCCTGGCACCTTCCCCATGCTGGGGCACCCCTAGTTTGAGCGGGGCCCCATCCAAACCGCCTTGGGGATGGCTCCGCCCCGGGCTAACCCCTGCCCTGGGACGCTCAGAGCATCCCTGTGGTGGCAGGCAAAGGGTCGTGCGTGGGATTAACACACCGGGACAGACATAACCCATGTGGCCATGAGCAAAGCACTCTGCCTctgcatgcctcagtttcccctttgcATACCTTCCTTCCCCCACCCAAATCACCCTGTTTGCAATATCTGGGCAAACCGGTGCCAGCCGCCGTCCCGGTGCCAGCCGCCGTCCCTgtcccagcccttccctggcacgtggcagcccctgccccggATGCCTGGCAggccccccccaccaccacccctctgACCCCCAATCCCACCATCTCTTCCCAGCTTACAAAGAGAAGATGAAGGAGCTGCCTCTCGTCTCCCTCTTTTGCTCCTGTTTCCTCTCGGACCCCCTGAACAAGCCGGCGTACACGTATGAAGGTAGGAGCCTGCTGCCCACCCACGGTCTGCAGACCCCCCTTGGCATGAGTGGGGTCACCCTCAAACCGAGAGAGGTGGCTCCACAGTTTGCTGgcactggctggaagcagggggCCggttcggggtcggggggggggggcgctcaggcagccccgcagcccccttCCGCCATGGCTTCACTGCACGAAGCGCCGGGTGTGGGCTCGGTATTTTTTGGCAGACGGTGCCGGGTGATTCAGGCTGATTCATGTCAGCAGGTCCAGAGGCGACAGCAGCGGTGGAGGGGGatgcccagccctggggactcCTGGCTAGCTGTGGGGGGATCTGCAGCTGGAAAGGGGCTTCATGGTCCTGTTCCCAGTCCCCGAAGCAGGGCTGAACACTACCCTGCTTGCTCGCCTCTCCCTCAGGGGGATGCCCAGCCCCTCAGCTCACCCAAATATTTCCGGCTCAACCCCCTTGATGGGTGTCTTGGAGCCCCTACCCCAACCCACGACATTGGGGCTGAACCGCAGGGGTGCATTCGGGGTGCAGGGATTTGGGTGAAACCAGTGGAGATCAGGGAAGGTGGTGGCGCGTGGGTGGGCTGCAGGTGTGGGACTCCGGGATGGCTTGCCCGAAGGGGTGGGATGTGCACTCAGCCCGTGCCCCTCTCCCAGCAGACACGGTAGACCTCACCTGGTGCGTCATCTCCGACATGGAAGTCATTGAGCTCAACAAGCGGACCTCAGGGCAGTCCTTCGAGGTCATCCTGAAGCCCCCGTCATTCGACGGCATCCCTGAGTTCAATGCCTCCCTGCCCCGGCGGCGCGACCCATCCCTGGAGGAGATCCAGAAGAagctggaggcagcagaggagaggaggaaggtagGTCCAGCAGCTCGTGCACGGCACCGCAGCATGGGGACGTGCCCTGGGGACACGCAACCTTGCACTTGGGGTGCTCAGCAAGGCACACCCACCTTTGGGGACGTTGCTGAGTTTGGAGGGGGTGGTTTTGGCCAGGAGGGTAAGGAACCCATGGTCCACGTGGCCATCGTGTCTGCTTTGCTCACGCAGTACCAGGAGGCTGAGCTGCTGAAGCATCTGGCAGAGAAGCGGGAGCACGAGCGGGAGGTCATCCAGAAGGCCATCGAGGAGAACAACAACTTCATCAAAATGGCCAAAGAGAAGCTGGCGCAGAAGATGGAGTCCAACAAGGAGAACCGCGAGGCCCATTTAGCGGCCATGCTGGAGCGCTTGCAGGAGAAGGTGAGAGCccggagaggagggaggggggatgcGCTGCAACACCAGTTGAGGAGGGTGTCACAGGACACCCGGGAACCCTGCATGGCTCTTGGGGTGGCATTACCCCCTGGGGACACCACCAAAGGGGGGGacccctcttcccctcccaccgCGCAGCAATACCCAAACGCaacatcccaccaggggtgggggaggTCCTACTCGGGGACCCACCGAGCCTGACGTGTCCGTAGGCTCGCAAGCGGTTGGTGGGTGGAGAGCTGGGACCCATATCTCGTCTGCAGACATGCAAAGCCTTTGCTTTCCCCGTGTCCCACCGTGATGGCCTTGACCCACCGCTGGCAATTTTTCCACCTCCCGGGTGGCAGATCTTCCCCTGGTCCCTTCCCCAGAGGCCATGGAGCCGTCAGCTCCCCGGCGGAGCTGGAGGGGTCCGTGCTGACATGCTAGGAGATGCTTCCACCCTGCCAGCCTGTGCagacctcttctctctccccgaAGCAGGTCTGTTCCCAACCTCAGCATGGAAGGTCCCACCCTCACCACCTCCAGCTCCCTCCAAAACATCCCTTCTGCAAGGAGCTCGCCCAGTGCCCTTCTCCAAACGCCTCAGCTAGCCTTGGGTCAGAGGCAGAGAGCACGAGATAATGAAGGACAGTCCGAGCTAACCCCATCTCCTTGGGGCTCCCGGTCCATCCCGTCTGGTTGACGTCTACCTCCTAGCTAGAGGGCGAGGACAATCTGTCCCTGAGTGCCTCCACAGTCCTTAAAACACCCCAGGGGAGGAGAGGACGCTGTTGACCCATCGGTGGTGTCACTCTGGGGATGAACCTCGCAAACGCCCTCGTGCCTTCGAACCCCTCCGAAGCCGCTGGCCCGCCCGTGGGGACCCCGAAGTCCGTCCAGCTAACGCgtgtccccctccctccttccttcctaccCCCCTCCCACAGGACAAACATGCggaagaagtgaggaaaaacaagGAGCTCAAGGAAGAAGCCTCCAGGTAAAGAGGCGATGGTTGGACTGACAGctccagggaggtggtggaggctgCTGCAGTGCAAGGTCGGATGGTGGAAGGGTGGACGTTCCTCTGCTTTCTTTGTTCGTGAATGTAAAGAATTGACCAGTGAAGCCATCCTATTCGTTtcggggagggtggggagggaggagaaaggagggagggtggGCGGGAGGGTGCTGGCTTCGGGATGCCCACCTCCTTGGTGGGTCTCACGAGCCGCCCGTCAACCAGGTCCGGAGGAGACAGCCGAGGGCTGGCGAAGCGGAGAAGGTGGCCCCCCGGGGAAAAGCCGGGGGACACACAGagcaggtgggga
Coding sequences within it:
- the STMN4 gene encoding stathmin-4 isoform X3; translated protein: MTLAAYKEKMKELPLVSLFCSCFLSDPLNKPAYTYEADTVDLTWCVISDMEVIELNKRTSGQSFEVILKPPSFDGIPEFNASLPRRRDPSLEEIQKKLEAAEERRKYQEAELLKHLAEKREHEREVIQKAIEENNNFIKMAKEKLAQKMESNKENREAHLAAMLERLQEKDKHAEEVRKNKELKEEASR
- the STMN4 gene encoding stathmin-4 isoform X4; amino-acid sequence: MTLAAYKEKMKELPLVSLFCSCFLSDPLNKPAYTYEDTVDLTWCVISDMEVIELNKRTSGQSFEVILKPPSFDGIPEFNASLPRRRDPSLEEIQKKLEAAEERRKYQEAELLKHLAEKREHEREVIQKAIEENNNFIKMAKEKLAQKMESNKENREAHLAAMLERLQEKDKHAEEVRKNKELKEEASR
- the STMN4 gene encoding stathmin-4 isoform X1; translation: MTLAAYKEKMKELPLVSLFCSCFLSDPLNKPAYTYEADTVDLTWCVISDMEVIELNKRTSGQSFEVILKPPSFDGIPEFNASLPRRRDPSLEEIQKKLEAAEERRKYQEAELLKHLAEKREHEREVIQKAIEENNNFIKMAKEKLAQKMESNKENREAHLAAMLERLQEKVCSQPQHGRSHPHHLQLPPKHPFCKELAQCPSPNASASLGSEAESTR
- the STMN4 gene encoding stathmin-4 isoform X2: MTLAAYKEKMKELPLVSLFCSCFLSDPLNKPAYTYEDTVDLTWCVISDMEVIELNKRTSGQSFEVILKPPSFDGIPEFNASLPRRRDPSLEEIQKKLEAAEERRKYQEAELLKHLAEKREHEREVIQKAIEENNNFIKMAKEKLAQKMESNKENREAHLAAMLERLQEKVCSQPQHGRSHPHHLQLPPKHPFCKELAQCPSPNASASLGSEAESTR